Genomic segment of Glutamicibacter sp. JL.03c:
CAAACGGCGGGCAGCATTACAAGAGCAATGGCCCGAAGTTGTCGACCATCTCAGAAGCGCCATCCGTGCCGGACTGTCGTTGCCTGAGGCTTTGGGGCAACTGGCAACGGTGGGGCCGCAAATACTCAGGCCCCAGTTCGGTGACTTCGCCTTGGACTACAGGGCCACAGCGAACTTCAGTGTTGCGTTAGATCAGTTAGGCGAGCGGTTGGCGGATCCTGTGGCCGATAAGATTCTCACGACACTCCGAATCACTCGTGAAGTCGGCGGCACAGACTTGGGACAGACCCTAGCAACGCTGTCTGCATTCTTACGCGATGACGTTCGCACGCGAGGTGAATTAGCTGCAAGGCAATCATGGATCGTATCCGCCGCGCGATTAGCCGTGGCAGCACCCTGGATCCTGCTTTTGATTTTGGGAACTCAGGAAGCCGCAAAAGAAGCGTATATGACCCCTGGCGGAGTCATCGTTCTAGGCGTGGGCGTAGGAATCTCCATTGTCTGCTACCGGATCATGCTCAGGCTTGGCACGCTTCCTGTGGAAGAAAGGGTGCTGTCATGAACTCATATACATCATGGGCGGCACTGTGCGGACTCGGCCTTGGCCTGGGGATATGGATCATCCTGATCAATCTGCCCGGATGGAGAAGGATGGCCTTCGCTGAACGAATTGCACCGCATGTTCGCGTAGGTGTAAGGAGCTCTCGGATGCTTGAGGACTCCTGGCATTCGGAGTCGGGACACTCCGCCTTGGGGCAACTGGCAGCACCGCTGATTTTGCAGATCCAGAAGTTCGCCACAAATCACAGTCCGTCAAATGACATTCTCAAGAAGAGGCTAAACGCGGCGGGCCTCGACATCAGCTTGATCGACTATCGGTCGCAGGAAATCATTTGTGCCCTGGCTGGCGTGGTAGCAGGATCAGTCTGCACAGTGCTCGCGGCGATGCAATATAACTTGTCGGTCGTTTTTTCGATCCTCGTGGTCATCTGCTGTGGGGTGTTGGGGTACGCCTTGCGAGGTTGGTGGCTCGGGGAGCAAATCCATCGCAGAGCTCGCAGGATATTGACCCAATTTCCAACCGTCGCAGAAGTCCTCGCACTGACTGTCGGTGCGGGGGAGTCCACCACTGGGGCGATTGAGCGAATTTCTCGTATCTGTCATGGAGTGATAGGCGACGAATTCGTGAAGACTCTGAACGACATCCATGCCGGAACGCCGATGGTTCAAGCGATGCAGAATATGTCGGAACGCATACAGGTTGGAACAATCGCCAGATTCGTCGACGCTATCGTCGTAGCAACTGAACGAGGAACTCCTCTTGCTCAGGTATTGCGTGATCAGGCGCAAGACGTTCGTGATGCATCAAAACGCGAGCTGATGGAGGTCGCCGGAAAACGGGAGATCCTGATGCTAGTTCCTGTTGTTTTTGGCATTCTTCCGTTGACCATCGTGTTTGCCGTATTCCCAGGATTGGCGCTATTGGAGATGAGCTATTGATCGGAAAGAACAACGAGATCAACCGCAATTTACATCAACGAATCACCGGAAGGAAAGTCATGTGCAGCATTCAAGAATTCTTAGTGGTCTTCTTCTTAAGAGGGACATCGTTCCTCAAAAGAATGTGGGAGAAAATGTCGCCCAAACTCCTAGACAGTCGAGGTGATGTGCCTGGTTGGGTCATGATCACCTTGATGTCAGCGGTCCTGGTGGCAGCTTTGCTGGCTATTGCGGGTCCTCGACTGCAGGATCTATTCAATCAAGCAATTGATCGGGTTTCGGGACTGGGCTAGCGGTCGAAGATGCGTTCCGTCATCTCCCGGAACGAACCGCGGTTTTTGCGACGGTTGACGGGAGACTCCCAAGGATCTGCCGTTGCAGAATTTGTCATGATCATGACGTTGTTGGTCCTCATTGCGATGACGCTGATCCAACTCGCCCTCGCTCTGCATGTGCGTAATACGTTGATCGACGCTGCTGCCAATGGTGCGCGCTATGGTGCCCTGGCGAATCGGTCTGCCGCTGATGCCCAGGATAGAACGCAACACTTGATCACTGAGAGCCTGCACGCAGGGTTTGCAGGCAACGTCGGCGTTCGCACCGCGCAAATCGGTGAGAGCCAGGTGATTACGGTATCGGTTGATACGCGAGTGCCGTTGGTCGGTTTGCTGCCGAACGGCTGGGATCTCCATGTGCAAGGCGAAGCGGTGAAATATGACTGATTTACGACAGGCAATTTCATCGCTTCTGCGAAAAACAGCACGCGATGAAACGGGAAGCGCGATCGTGGAGTTCATATTTGCCGCGACAGTGTTGCTGATTCCCATGATCTATCTGATCCTCGCTGCCAGCTATCTCCAAGCAGGAAGCTATGCGGTGGTTGGCGCTGCAGACCAAGCAGCGAAGGTATTTGCCGTTTCCGATACGCCAGTTCAGGCCCAATCGAATGCCAAGGAAACAGTCAGCCGTGCCATGAACAACTTCGGGTATACCGATGCGATTACCACTATTTCCTGCGACGCTGAGTGCTTGAGCCCGGGAAGCGTCGTAACGGTCACCGTTGAGCTTGATGTCCCCTTGCCCTTCGTCTCTGAAATGATTGATGCTTCGGTGTTCACAGTTGATGCAGCCGCGTCTCAGAGGGTTGATCAATTTGGCTAGGTGGAAGATGGTGAAGAGCCGGATCTCCGCGGATGAAGGACAGTCCTTGGTGCTCGCTATCGGCCTCTGCGCAGTGACGCTCTTGACGATTTCGGTCGTCCTAGCCGCTAGTGCAGTCAACCTAAAAGCACGCCAACTGTTGTCCATCGCCGACGGCGCAGTGGTCGCTGCAGTCGATGAGTTCGAATTCGTAGCCGACGGTCCAAACCCTCGCATCGAATTGAACCAAAAAAG
This window contains:
- a CDS encoding type II secretion system F family protein encodes the protein MIAIFALLGGLGLAILVDWLLFAPWVRAPKRKSKIKTALLQAGMTNVSPSKFALICLVCGLISGLLTLGLTGAWLFALLFFSFGFFAPWAFIRHQASKRRAALQEQWPEVVDHLRSAIRAGLSLPEALGQLATVGPQILRPQFGDFALDYRATANFSVALDQLGERLADPVADKILTTLRITREVGGTDLGQTLATLSAFLRDDVRTRGELAARQSWIVSAARLAVAAPWILLLILGTQEAAKEAYMTPGGVIVLGVGVGISIVCYRIMLRLGTLPVEERVLS
- a CDS encoding type II secretion system F family protein, coding for MLEDSWHSESGHSALGQLAAPLILQIQKFATNHSPSNDILKKRLNAAGLDISLIDYRSQEIICALAGVVAGSVCTVLAAMQYNLSVVFSILVVICCGVLGYALRGWWLGEQIHRRARRILTQFPTVAEVLALTVGAGESTTGAIERISRICHGVIGDEFVKTLNDIHAGTPMVQAMQNMSERIQVGTIARFVDAIVVATERGTPLAQVLRDQAQDVRDASKRELMEVAGKREILMLVPVVFGILPLTIVFAVFPGLALLEMSY
- a CDS encoding TadE family protein, which encodes MIMTLLVLIAMTLIQLALALHVRNTLIDAAANGARYGALANRSAADAQDRTQHLITESLHAGFAGNVGVRTAQIGESQVITVSVDTRVPLVGLLPNGWDLHVQGEAVKYD
- a CDS encoding TadE/TadG family type IV pilus assembly protein, which encodes MTDLRQAISSLLRKTARDETGSAIVEFIFAATVLLIPMIYLILAASYLQAGSYAVVGAADQAAKVFAVSDTPVQAQSNAKETVSRAMNNFGYTDAITTISCDAECLSPGSVVTVTVELDVPLPFVSEMIDASVFTVDAAASQRVDQFG